The stretch of DNA GGAGAGTTTCTTTGTAGTGTTTTACTAAATGACAATccagatatcatcatttcaacACCTACCAGACTTTTATCTCTCTTACAATCCAAATCGATCTCTTTGAACCAATTATGCTTTCTGGCAATTGACGAAGCGGATTTACTGTTATCTTACGGATTCAAAGATGACTTGACTAGAATTATGGATCCAACTTCAGGGTGGGTACCTCGTCTGGGCGTACAAGGGTGTTTGATGAGTGCTACCTTGTCTGAAGATATTGATGGTGTTAAAGGATTAGTTCTACGTAATCCAGTAAGTCTCTCCTGCGTCTCCTCCCTTTTTACGGATTCGTCAGAGTCAGAGCTGACATGCATATCGGTTTGTTGTTTTATAGGCCATCTTAACTTTATCCGAACCTgcaacttcctcttcccttcttacTCAACATTACACAATGACCTCTGAACGGGACAAgttccttctcatctacGTCCTattgaagttgaagttgataagAGGTAAATCAATTATATTTGTTAACGATATCGAAAGGGGTTACAGAGTCAAGTTGTTTTTGGAACAATTCGGTGTGAAATGCTGTGTGGTTAATAGCGAGTTACCACTTTCAAGTCGATATCATGTGGTGGAAGAATTCAACAGGGGTGTATATGATGTGATTGTAGCTACGGATGAAGGTACCGGTGCTGATGCTCAGGAAACAAccgagaatgaagaagaagaagaacaagatgaagaaacaaaagaacaagaggaagaggaagaggcagaagTGGAGACTAAAAATGcagaagctggaccatccaaACGACCTCGATcagatccatcaacatcatcttcaaaagCCTCAGGCAAAAGACGTAAGATTGATGGTACTTCATCTTTAGCTAGAGGAATCGACTTTACAGCAGCATCATCAGTAATCAACTTTGATTTACCACCAACATCCACATCGTACATGCACCGTATAGGTCGTACTGCCCGAGCGGGACATTCGGGGTTATCACTTTCTTTCGTTGTCCCCAAGGAGAAATGGGGTAAAGATAAGAACGTTTCGGTCAAATCGGCagagaaggatgaagtggtttgggagaagatcaaagaacgtgtgaagaaagatagTGGATCGGAAATAAAGGAATGGAATTGGAATAAAAAAGAGATAGAGGGTTTTAGGTataggatggaagatgcGCTGAAGTCTGTTACGGGTAAGAGAGTACAGGAAGCTAGAAGGGAGGAAGTTAAGAGGGAATTGTTGAATAGTGAgaaattgaaggtgagttgagtcaACTTCTGATTTTACATGTTCCGTGAGATATGCTGGTCATCCCGCTATACCCCCATCaaccattctcatcctcatcttgatacCATGAGTTCAATGCTTACCTACTCATTTACCAAAGGCACATTTCGCCGCCAACCCCCTCGACCTATCATACCTCCGACATGACACCCCTCTACATCCAGCACGACaacaaactcacctgaaacACGTACCAAACTATTTGATGCCTAAGATAGCTGCTTTGCCAACCGGTACAGGGGATGTCACGGATGGTGGGCATATCGGATATTCCAAGCGTGGTAGAGGCGGAGGAGGGTTCAGGGGTAgaggtggcggtggtggtggaagaggtgggaaGGGTGGTTccagaggtggaaagaaagtTGATCCGCTCAAGTTCAAGGGTTAGTACAGGGtatgggaagatgaggatatggtATGCATGGTATAATCGTACTTTTGATTTACTTATATCTACTTACTGATGGATCATCACTGATCACTGTAATATATTGCTACCTCAATATCCTATCAACAAAGCACAATATATTGCTTTGCTTAAAATTCTATTCTGACCATTACTCGTACTGATCGTtcacatatacacatatacacatacaatCAAACGGACATACATCTCAGTCATTTTCAATATCGTGCTCATTCCCAGATATTACCTTACTATCTCCCATATCATTGGAATCATACGATCTACGATCATTATCGTCGCTTTTTCGCCAAGGTGGTAGGTCATCTTTTGGGCCTAGAGCCGGTGCGTTGATAGTCGGTTGTGGATCTGGTTGAGCATCGGGCTGAGGTTGAGCTAGGGCGAGTGCGAGTCTCTTGGAAGGAAGGGAGTTGGATGGATGTCTACGATGAGACAAGGGGTGCGCATGGGATGGGGAGTTTAAGGTGAGAAGAACGAGGAGGCAGAAGGTGAATAAGTACTTGCACATCTTTTCTTTTTACTGGTTGTCTACGAGCTTGTGTTAGATGTAAGATGTTAGGATGTTAGGATCGAGAATGAATTTGAGTTGAAAAGGTTATGTTTTTTGTAAGTAAACAGATTTTAGAATCACtttttgatatatgatggCATAGTATGTCACTCGTCACTTGATCTCGCTGATATGAATAACAGAACGGTTTGATGCCAAAATAGGAATGACCACCAGACACCGAATAAAGGATGATACTGTGCGATACGTTGGTCTActgatacagtacatcatAGTGTCATACTGCTTTTGGGGGAGTTGGACAAAGGGAATAGTTACCCCACGCACTGCGACATGCTACATGTAACGTGTTACATGTTACATTGGAGATGACGATCTTATATATATCTGTGGAGAGACGATGGGTGCTATTGTACACTTATATTCATATAGGGTAGAGTATAAAGCTACAAATTGGATTAGTCGATACATCATGATCGTTATATAGGATACAAATTACAAAAAGATTTATATAGCTTAGTACATATGTACGTAATACACGATAGTGTGGATACAAATACCATAGAATCTTCAGGTCTACGATAAAAGATATATCGTAACCACCAAAATCATAGATAATCGTATCGAATAACCCTTGAAAGAAAGTTCGCGTCGAGCATCTACCATCCCGAAATGACCCATCAGCTTACTTCGTTCTCTGAGGTATATTACTGTATCCAACTTACTACTGATCCTTGAGCTCGTAGCTGGATTAGCAGCAACCACACTAGTTGCTGCTCCTCCACTATTACTGACTGTCGTAGCAGGCGCGGACCCTCCAGCGGACGTAGCTCTTCCACCAGTAGTTTGACCAGAATTACCATTGGCTACTGTATTGCTTCCCgttccagatccagatccgGGAACTCCATCACCATCTGTATCACCATTATTGGTAGTACCCGTACCTGTACCTCCTCTATTACCACTTCCCGTACCGGTATTCCTATTTGAACCTGATCCTGAACCTGATCCTGAGCCAGTGTTGGAACTGGAAGTACCACCTCTAGAACCACTTGATCCAGAGCTGGAACTGGATCCTGAACTAGATGAACCACCTCTACTTccactactactactactgcttgaagaggaagaagaaccacCAGATGGTCTTTTACATAATCTCTGTCCTTGGAATGTTGGATCACGATCACGATCTTCGTCGAAGTGAATGAGTTGATCGTTTACCTCTGAGTCGACAAGGTCGTCGTTGGATTGAGGGAGTATGATATCCTCTATAAATGCCACAATCGAACAGGCCAGACAGGATCAGTATATCGTTGTCTGATACgatatgatgaggaagatatcacTTACCACATAAATCGTATATCGCCTCtcgttcttgttcttgttcttgttcatAATCTTTCTCATATTGTGAATTAAATATCGTTGGAATAGATTCATATTGCCCATTGTCATTCTGTGATTGCGCATCAACAACAGCTATATCTGATTGTAATCCTGTACCAATGATATTAGTCAATTACTCGTATGCACATCCCCAACAAGTCAGAAGTTAAGCTGCATATgatgaactcacttgatataTCTCCTGATGGATGTACTGGGGAACCCATAACCCTTCGTGCAAGGATCAAAAGCACAGCGGTTTGGAGGTAAAGTAgataaatcatcttcacatATCAACTACTGATTCGTGTTTCTCGAAGTCGATATATAGGCAAGAATGGCAAGAGCTGTACTCTACTGTACTACTGTACCTTTAAATATCTTATCTCATTCATTCGTTCAGGCTATAAATAGGTGGTGCAGATCATCCGGTTActccaagatcatcttccgatAGGATCATACATACAACTAGGTTGCGATGCACAGCCTCAGAAATCACACTATCACCACTGACCCACTGCTTGCACTGCATCGGCATGACGTATTGGTTAGTATCGGTGAGATCTCAATGTACCCGTACAAGTGAGTAGATGTATACAGAACGGGAGACAAGCTCGAGGAATGAGCATCATCAACAAGGTTGCGAAAATGATAGTGCTGTCGTATGAATGAGTCATTTTCAAAACCGTACCTTACCTTATTCGAAATCTTATCCAACCCAAACTGCGGATTAGATACGAGTAGTAACATAGTTACATGGATTTATCtcatatcatctatatcatcatctctcgCTCAAATGTCTATAAATACATAATCATCCTTACTGTACAACATCTTCCCTTCGAGGATCATCTCTTCACAGTTTGAATTTGGCCGATTCACTCTTCACCAAATTGACAATCACCGTATTATCCAAAGGTGTATATTGGTTAGTCACCAACTTGATGGCTTCTTGAGCTACTATACCACCTAAGAACGCAGCGGTTGTGGGTAACGTGCCGGATCCTCCTCTTGTTCTATTAAGTCAACAAGATtcattatcagctatctgCTCTAATCGCACAGCTGAGTGAATTGGCTTATCCACTTACATCTCAGCGATACATTCCACAAatatatcatccacttcttctggatctttcTGTCCCAATATACCCTTTAGGATCTCTTCGACCTCTCGATTATCCTCTGACATATCCGATTTGACCTTCACCCCCGGCCATCTCTTATGGGCGATATAGAATCTCTCCGACGCCAGAAGAGCGAGGTGCATGGCGAAACAAGTTGTCGAGCCGTCATACTCGTCATACTGATAATCAGCTATCTCCCCAGAAACAAGTACATATCAGCTCGGGTCGATGGTTTCAGTGAAGGTAAGACGAGACGTACCGATTGATTGAGCGATCAAccctttaccttctttcctttcccttaATGGAGTACCTTTGATTATGCCTACCCCACCCACATTCTTCACGAACCCTTCAACCTCCTCGTCGGGTAttgtaccatcttccaacccaATCTTCTGGAGCACCTCAGCGAGAAGTGACTTGAATCGAGCTAAATCAGATTGGTATTCCTTCTTATAAAGGTTCTGAAGATGCACGTATGAGGTCGTTGATGAATGCATATCGGGTAACGAGGGCGAAGTAGGCGGTAGATGCGGTGGAATAGCAGTAAATTGAGAGAGGGTATGAAGGAGTATGTGTAGATTCTTTGACTAAGAGCAAAACGAGCcaaaggaggagaatgtGAGCTGAACTccttgatgacgatgaagatagatgatTAGCTCACACTGGAAGATACGTTCTTGACGCTATCATCCTCCAATAACTGCTTGATCTCCCATGGAATCTATAGGTGTTTGATCAGCAAACCCCATTCAACGGACTATCCACAGTAAATAATCAGGAGACTCTACTCACCTCAGATTTAGACCATACTCTATAAGCTTGAGCCAAAGCTTCCTCATAattctcctcatcacctttcaccttatccttcttcagtATTTCCTTAAATTCTGCTTTCTCTTCACTCGTTTCAGGTAGTTTACCGCCATGCTACATGAGTTGCATAAGCTGATAGATTCAACCCTAGTCTCTGTATAGCTTACCGATTCTTTCCATATACTTGCTGCTCTAACCAATAAGACTACCCAAGGAATATGTGAATGCTCCATACTGTCCATGGTGGTGAAATCGAGTGATCGTGCGTGTTGTtcgagagaagggaaaggagaatcGAGTCGAAGAGTATGAGTAGTATCAGGATGAGTATCAATAACTAGTGGTgggatatcagcttgacaaTTCTCCACAATTttggaagctgatttgactttgCCTCACCACTATGCTCCCTAAGTTGGATTTCCACTCTACCAATAAATCCTGAATTCCTGATCGAGATCAATGGAATATCAGGACCACCAACACTATTCGATACTGCGATGTTCATCAGCCATGATAGCCTACAAGGCAGAAGGAGGTCTTGCTAGCTCACCATCCCAGAGAAGATCCGCCAATTGAAGTTCGAGGGTGGGTTCGATATTtgaagcgatgatgagggtAAAAGAAGTGATGAAATCCGGTTCGGATATGAGGAGGGAAGATAACTCCTGGCGTAGTGCGAAAGTCATGTAGGTGAGCTATGGTCCATTGATATGGCGGAGATGGAACCACCTACTTCGACCCTAGCAGATCCGTCGACAGCAGGATTGAGCTCTTTCAGATATCTAAACTACACATGAGcttctttatccttttctGAGTGGCAAGGAAAGTATAGCTCACTTGACACTTTGCTCAGCTATTGGGGATCCAACAGAATCaggatgaaggaagaagtTGGTAGCTACGTCTTGAGAAGTGGTGAGGTCAGGTGAAAGGATGGTGAAGTGAGATATACCTAAAACGAAACATTCAGCATCTTCCTTTATAAAGTGTATTGTAAACTCACCAGGAAGTACGAGGTTCTTCAACGCTTGACATCCCGTAGCGTCGCATCCTACCAGTAAAACTCTGGCTGATTCGAGTGATCTTTGACCGGCTGAAGCCCACAGTCTGTGCGTAGG from Kwoniella europaea PYCC6329 chromosome 2, complete sequence encodes:
- a CDS encoding ATP-dependent RNA helicase DBP9, with the translated sequence MSASTSAQPADALLDNELSFSEPPFSTQLDPRILAALADQKFAHPTLVQAKAIPLLLEGKDVLARARTGSGKTAAYVVPAIQRILEAKANLSPASPEYQTTRVVFLVPTKELALQVSTFVKNITKYCEGLVGCVNVAAGGTSVQRVLLNDNPDIIISTPTRLLSLLQSKSISLNQLCFLAIDEADLLLSYGFKDDLTRIMDPTSGWVPRLGVQGCLMSATLSEDIDGVKGLVLRNPAILTLSEPATSSSLLTQHYTMTSERDKFLLIYVLLKLKLIRGKSIIFVNDIERGYRVKLFLEQFGVKCCVVNSELPLSSRYHVVEEFNRGVYDVIVATDEGTGADAQETTENEEEEEQDEETKEQEEEEEAEVETKNAEAGPSKRPRSDPSTSSSKASGKRRKIDGTSSLARGIDFTAASSVINFDLPPTSTSYMHRIGRTARAGHSGLSLSFVVPKEKWGKDKNVSVKSAEKDEVVWEKIKERVKKDSGSEIKEWNWNKKEIEGFRYRMEDALKSVTGKRVQEARREEVKRELLNSEKLKAHFAANPLDLSYLRHDTPLHPARQQTHLKHVPNYLMPKIAALPTGTGDVTDGGHIGYSKRGRGGGGFRGRGGGGGGRGGKGGSRGGKKVDPLKFKG